From the Jeongeupia sp. HS-3 genome, the window CTCGTGGGATGTTCGCGCTTCGCTCGAGGCGATCAACCGCGCCGGTTGCGGCGTGATGGTGCTGCTGCATCGCACCGAGTCGGGCGAAGACCTGCTGGCGCGCGCGCTGCCGGAGTTGGGTCTGAACAAGGTACGCAAATGGGATTTGCGTACCTACGGGATCGGTGCGCAGATGTTGCGTGCGCTTGGGGTTGGCAAAATGCGTTTGCTGAGTCCGGAGCGCAAGATGCCGAGCATGGCCGGCTTTGGCCTGGAAGTCACCGGTTTTGAAACGCCCTGATTTTTTCAGGGCCAGACTAATAAGGATTGCAAGCCATGAGCTTTATTCCGAATCGTGAACAGGCATTGCCACCACTGGATGGCCGTGGCCTGCGCATCGGCATTGTGACCTGCCGCTTCAACGATGGCGTCACCACGGCCTTGCGCAATGCGTGCATCGGCGAGTTGATTCACCTTGGCGTGGCCGAGGATGCCATCGAGGAAGTCGCCGTGCCCGGGGCGCTTGAAGCCCCGCTGGCGCTGCAACTGCTGGCGCAGACCGGCCGTTTTCACGCGCTGGTGACGCTGGGTTGCATCATTCGCGGTGAAACCTACCACTTTGAACTCGTCGCCAATGAGTCCGGCGCCGGGGTGACCCGGGTCGGGCTTGATGCTTCGATTCCAATCGCCAACGCCATTCTCACCGTCGAAAACGATGAGCAGGCTGAGGTACGCAAGATCGACAAGGGCATCGATGCCGCCCGTGTCGCCGTAGAAATGGCCCAACTTAAAAAAGCGTTAAAAGCATGAGCGAAAACGAACAGCAAGCGAGCACTACTCCTCCGGCGAAGCCGAAATCCGCGCGCCGTCGCGCCCGCGAATTCGCGGTGCAGGGCCTGTATCAATGGAACCTGACCGGCGATACCGTCAACAATATCGAAAAATTCCTGCGCGAAAGCAGCACGCAGTTCGGCCGTGCCGACGAGGTACTGTTCCGGGCGGTAATGTACGGTGCGATCAAGGAATCGGCCGGTCTGATCCGGCTGATCGAACCGCATGTCGATCGCCCGCTCGAAGAAGTCAGCCCGGTTGAAGCGGCAATTCTGTTGGCGGGTGCATTCGAGATTGTGCACATGCCGGAAACCCCGTATCCGGTGATCATCAACGAGGCGATCGAGCTGGCAAAAACGTTTGGCGGCACCGATGGCCATCGTTTCGTCAATGGCGTGCTCGACAAGCTGGCCGCCGCTGTGCGCGCCGACGAGGTCGAAGCGATTCGCGCCAAGCGTCGCGGCTGAGCGTGAACGAATTCGACCTGATCGGTCGCTATTTTGCCCGTCCTGCCCGGCGGGCGCTGCTGGGCGTGGGTGACGATTGCGCCTTGCTTTCGCCGCCGCCGCCGGGGCAGGTGCTCGCGGTGTCGGTCGACATGCTGGTCGAAGGACGGCATTTCTTTGCCGGGGTTGATCCGCGTGCGCTGGGCCACAAAACGCTGGCGGTGAATCTGTCCGATCTCGCCGCCATGGGAGCCAAGCCGGCCTGGTTCACCTTGGCGCTGGCTTTGCCCGGCGCCGATGCAGACTGGTTGGCGGGCTTTGCCGATGGCCTGTTTGCGTTGGCCGATGCCGCCGATATCGAGCTGGTCGGCGGCGATACCACCCGCGGACCATTGACCCTGTCCATTCAGGTTGCCGGGCATGTGCCGGCCGGGCAGGCAATGCGCCGTGACGGTGCCCGGCTTGGTGACGATGTCTGGGTGTCAGGCGCGCTTGGCGCTGCGGCCATGGCGGTCAGGCATCGCGCTGGCGAGATCGAACTTGATGCGCCAATGCTGGCCGCCTGCTCGGCGCGGCTGGATTGGCCGTCGCCCCGTTTGGCGCTTGGCGAGCGTTTGCTCGGCCACGCCAGTGCCGCGCTGGACGTCTCCGATGGCCTTATTGGTGACTTGGGGCATATTTGTGAGTGTTCGGGTTTGGGGGGTGATATCGACTGGCTGCAGGTGCCGGTTGATGTGGTGATTTCGCATTTGCCCGAGTCGGTGCGCCAATCTGCGGCGCTGGCTGGTGGCGATGATTACGAGTTGTGCTTTACCGCCGCGCCATCGGAGCGCGAAGCTATTGTCTCGCTCTCGGATTCGCTTGGTCTGCCGCTTTCCCGTATCGGCCGCATGCGGGCAGGGCAAGGCGTGGCCGTGCTGGATGCCGACGGGCAAGTACTGCCGCTGGCTCGTGGCGGCTTTGATCATTTCTCGGTGCCGTGATGCATTCAACCGGCAAGACCGTGCCCAGCATTCGCCCTGATTGGCGTTTTCTGTTGCGCCATCCGGCGCATTTCATCGCGCTGGGTTTTGGTAGCGGCCTGCCACGCCATGCGCCCGGTACTTGGGGGACGCTGGCCGGTCTACCCTTGTATGCGCTGATGCAGCTATGGCTGAACCCGATGCAAATCCTGCTGCTGTGTATTCCGGTCTTTGTGCTCGGCACCTGGGCGGCGGGGGTGGCCGGAAAGGCGTTGGGCGTGCACGATCATGGCGGTATCGTGATCGACGAGATCGTGGCGATCTGGATGGTGCTGGCCGTGTTGCCACAAACCTTGAGTGGCTTTGCCGCTGCGTTCGTGGTGTTCCGCTTCTTCGATATCGTCAAGCCATGGCCAATTCGTGTGCTGGATGCCCATGTGCCGGGTGGCTTTGGCGTGATGCTCGATGATGTGCTCGCGGCTGTTTTTTCGATCTGCTTGCTGCAGGCGCTGCTGTATTTCTGGCCGGGCCTGTTGAGTTTCTGATCCGGCGGAGCCGATTGAGCGCTGCGCTGAAATAAAAAGGCGACCCGAAGGTCGCCTTTTTCATGCTTGTGGTAGGGCTTGCTGCGTTTAGCGCAACTGGCCGAGCAGGGCAGACAGCAGCTTGTTGCGGCTGTCGGCATCCAGTGCGGCATTGTCCTTGCCGGTGAGGGTAAGGGTCGTTTGATTGACGCCTTCCTGCAGATGCACCTCGTAATCCTTCGACGGAGCGGCCTTTTTCTTCTCGTCTTTCTGCCAGAATGCCATCGACGAGAAGAAGCTGGTGGTTTCCTCCGCACCGATATCCTCGGCTGCGCGGCGAACGTAATAGACGCCCTTGCTGCGATCGCGATCGGTCACCACATAGCCGATACGATCAAGCGCCAGCCCGACACGGCGCCATGCACGGTCGTAGTTGTCGTTGATTTTCAGTGCCGTTGCGTCGTCGTTCAGCGATGCAAACACGGCGGCATTGGCCGGTTTCTTGACGACGGTGGCGGCCTGCTCCGGCGTCATGCCAAAGCGTTGCAGCATGAGTGCCAGCATCTCGGCCTCAAGCTCCGGATCGGCCTTGCGCGGCACCCAGATGGTCTTGCTGTCCGATGTTTCGTTGCCAAGGCGGCTGGTGTCGGTGCTGCCGTTGTCTTTGTAGACTTCCTGCATGCCGCGGTGCGACAGGTAGATTTCGGTCGTGCCCGGCTGGCTGCCGTTTTCGATGCGGGTGCGGAACTTGTCGAGTTCACCGGTCGAAATGAAGCTGTCCGCGACTTTGCGCAAGAGCTTGGTGACCCAGTCTGCCGGCAGGTTGGCGCGGTTTTCCAGCCAGTCGGTTTCCATGATGCCGAGCTGCGGGTTATCGATTTTCAGCAGGAAACCGTTGTCGAGCCAGAATTGGTGGATTTCGGGCCACAGCTTTTTTGCGTCGCCCTGAACAACCAGCCAGCGCTGGCCGCCGGCTTCGACCATCTTGGCCTTGGTCGACGCAGGCAGAATGCCGGTCGTTGCCGTGTTGGGCACCGGGGCGGCAACGGCTGCGGATGCGCCGCCCTTGGTTGCCGTTTGAGTGGCTAAGGAGACGGTGTTGCTGCGCTCGGGGATGACGTAGCCGGGGTTGGATGCCGGCGCGGTCAGATCCGGCGGCACTTCCAGCGTGTTGTTGGAGACATTGTCGCTACCCGAACGGTAGTCAACCTTGCGTTGCAGCATCATTTGATCGCTGCTGCAGCCGGCAAGGCCAACGGCAACGGCGATCGGGATCAGGCGGAAAAACGGTTTCATCGGCATCTTCGCGTATGGGTTGGGCGGTCTCAGAGCGCGCCGGCAGCCTGCATGGCTTGGCGGACGACAGCGTGAGCGCTGTCCGAGAGTCGGGTCAGTGGCAAGCGGATGCCGGAAGGGATCAGGCCCATTTCTTCGAGCGCCCACTTCACCGGGATCGGATTGGCTTCAACGAACAGGTGCTTGTGCAGACCCTGAAGTGGTTTGTTTAGTTCGCGCGCGCCCTGAATGTCGCCGGCGAGCGCGGCTTTGCACATTTGGGCCATCAGGCGCGGCGCGACGTTGGCGGTGACCGAAATCACGCCGTGGCCGCCTTGCAGGATGAAGGCCATGGTTGACGCATCATCACCGCTCAAAATGGTGAAGCCTTGTGGGGCGAGGCTGACAAATTCGGCCGCGCGCTCCATATTGGCCGTCGCGTCCTTGATGCCGACGATGCCGGGTACTTCGGCCAGGCGCAGCGCCGTTTCGGTCGACAGGTCGGCAACGGTGCGGCCCGGTACGTTATACAGCAGCGTCGGCAGGCCGCTTTCGGTCGCGATGGCGCGGAAGTGCTGATAAAGGCCTTCCTGCGTCGGTTTATTGTAATAAGGCACGACCGAGAGGCCGTAGTCGGCGCCGACTTCCTTGGCGCGGCGCGACAGATAGATGGCTTCGCGAGTCGAATTGGCGCCGGTGCCGGCGATGACCGGGACACGCCCGGCGGCTTGTTCGACGATCACGCGGATGATTTCGATGTGCTCTTCAACGTCGACCGTCGGCGACTCACCGGTCGTGCCGACGGCGACGAGGCCGTTGGTACCTTCGGCAATGTGCCAGTCAACGAGCTTGCGCAAGCTCGCAAAATCAAGGCTGCCGTCTTCAAACATCGGGGTGGCCAGTGCCACCAAACTACCTGTCAACATGCCCGCTTACCCGTTCTGGTCATTGAAACGATCAGTCGGCATTCTAACCCGGTGCGGGCGCGGGCGGAAACCCGCTTGTGGACCCTCAAGCGCGCGACTTGCGCAGGCTTCTTATGCACCATGCGCTGAGATCGTCGAGCCAGGTAAACACGACCGGCACCACGACCAGGGTCAGTAGCGTCGAGGTGATCACGCCGCCGATGATGGCGTGCGCCATCGGTGCGCGCTGTTCCGAGCCTTCGCCCAGCGCAAAGGCCAGTGGCAGCATGCCGACGATCATCGCGGCAGTGGTCATCAGGATGGGCCGCAAACGCACCCGGCCAGCCTCGGCAATGGCGTCCGCACGATCCATGCCTTCGCGGCGCAGATGATTGACGAAGTCGACCAGCAGGATGGCGTTCTTGGTGACGAGGCCCATCAGCATGATGACGCCAATGATCGAAAAAATGTTCAGCGTGCTGCGCCACATCAGCAGTGCCAGCAGGACGCCCACCAGCGACAGCGGTAGCGAGGTCATGATCGCGAACGGCTGAAGGAAGTGACCAAACTGCGAGGCGAGAATCATGTAAATGAAGATGACGCCGAGCAGCAGCGCGGCGAGGGCATAGCCGGCGGATTCCTGCATGCTCTTGGTGTCGCCGCCGGCCACGAAACGGTAACCCGGCGGAAGTTTGAACTCGGCTTGCAGTTTGTCGATGTCGCGCTGAACTTCCCCGGTGGTACGGCCGGCGACGTTGGCGGTGATGTTCGACTCG encodes:
- the ribH gene encoding 6,7-dimethyl-8-ribityllumazine synthase translates to MSFIPNREQALPPLDGRGLRIGIVTCRFNDGVTTALRNACIGELIHLGVAEDAIEEVAVPGALEAPLALQLLAQTGRFHALVTLGCIIRGETYHFELVANESGAGVTRVGLDASIPIANAILTVENDEQAEVRKIDKGIDAARVAVEMAQLKKALKA
- the nusB gene encoding transcription antitermination factor NusB, whose protein sequence is MSENEQQASTTPPAKPKSARRRAREFAVQGLYQWNLTGDTVNNIEKFLRESSTQFGRADEVLFRAVMYGAIKESAGLIRLIEPHVDRPLEEVSPVEAAILLAGAFEIVHMPETPYPVIINEAIELAKTFGGTDGHRFVNGVLDKLAAAVRADEVEAIRAKRRG
- the thiL gene encoding thiamine-phosphate kinase; translation: MNEFDLIGRYFARPARRALLGVGDDCALLSPPPPGQVLAVSVDMLVEGRHFFAGVDPRALGHKTLAVNLSDLAAMGAKPAWFTLALALPGADADWLAGFADGLFALADAADIELVGGDTTRGPLTLSIQVAGHVPAGQAMRRDGARLGDDVWVSGALGAAAMAVRHRAGEIELDAPMLAACSARLDWPSPRLALGERLLGHASAALDVSDGLIGDLGHICECSGLGGDIDWLQVPVDVVISHLPESVRQSAALAGGDDYELCFTAAPSEREAIVSLSDSLGLPLSRIGRMRAGQGVAVLDADGQVLPLARGGFDHFSVP
- a CDS encoding phosphatidylglycerophosphatase A, with the translated sequence MHSTGKTVPSIRPDWRFLLRHPAHFIALGFGSGLPRHAPGTWGTLAGLPLYALMQLWLNPMQILLLCIPVFVLGTWAAGVAGKALGVHDHGGIVIDEIVAIWMVLAVLPQTLSGFAAAFVVFRFFDIVKPWPIRVLDAHVPGGFGVMLDDVLAAVFSICLLQALLYFWPGLLSF
- the bamC gene encoding outer membrane protein assembly factor BamC, giving the protein MKPFFRLIPIAVAVGLAGCSSDQMMLQRKVDYRSGSDNVSNNTLEVPPDLTAPASNPGYVIPERSNTVSLATQTATKGGASAAVAAPVPNTATTGILPASTKAKMVEAGGQRWLVVQGDAKKLWPEIHQFWLDNGFLLKIDNPQLGIMETDWLENRANLPADWVTKLLRKVADSFISTGELDKFRTRIENGSQPGTTEIYLSHRGMQEVYKDNGSTDTSRLGNETSDSKTIWVPRKADPELEAEMLALMLQRFGMTPEQAATVVKKPANAAVFASLNDDATALKINDNYDRAWRRVGLALDRIGYVVTDRDRSKGVYYVRRAAEDIGAEETTSFFSSMAFWQKDEKKKAAPSKDYEVHLQEGVNQTTLTLTGKDNAALDADSRNKLLSALLGQLR
- the dapA gene encoding 4-hydroxy-tetrahydrodipicolinate synthase — encoded protein: MLTGSLVALATPMFEDGSLDFASLRKLVDWHIAEGTNGLVAVGTTGESPTVDVEEHIEIIRVIVEQAAGRVPVIAGTGANSTREAIYLSRRAKEVGADYGLSVVPYYNKPTQEGLYQHFRAIATESGLPTLLYNVPGRTVADLSTETALRLAEVPGIVGIKDATANMERAAEFVSLAPQGFTILSGDDASTMAFILQGGHGVISVTANVAPRLMAQMCKAALAGDIQGARELNKPLQGLHKHLFVEANPIPVKWALEEMGLIPSGIRLPLTRLSDSAHAVVRQAMQAAGAL